AAGCTTTAAAGAAAATAGCTAAAACTCCAGAAGTTCCAGAAATTAGAGATGCTTCAGAAAGTAAAGGAAGTCCAGTAGTAGCTTGGTTACGTAATAACTTAAAAAGTGTAGAGTCAGAGCAAGAACAATCTGCTTACGGATTAAATACCCCAGAAGGAGTAATTGTATTAAGAATATGGAAACCAAGTCCAGCAGTACAAAATGGTGGAATTAAGCAAGGTGACGTGATTCTTAAAGCAGGAGGAAAAAAAGTAAAAACAGTAGAAGAATTTTTTAAAGTAAATGTAGAAAATACCAAAGATACTTTAGATATTGTAGTGATGAGAAATCAATCTGAAGTTCCTTTAACAATAAAAACCAAATAAATTTATAATCAATAAAACAATAACAAGATGAGTATTTTTAAAAAGACAACAATTGTTGCAATTGCCATGATGTTATGCGTGAGCAATGTTTTTTCTCAAAAAAAGGGAAAAAAGTTATCAGATGATGAGCGTATGGAGTGGTGGAGAGATTCTAAGTTTGGAATGTTTATCCACTGGGGAGCATATTCAATCATAGGAGGTGAACGTGGAACAAACATTGCCGGAGGTGGTGCAGAATGGGCTATGGATAAATTAGATTATACTATTGAAGACTATGAAAAGTTTCCAGAAATGTTTAACCCAGTATTGTTTGATGCTGATGCATGGGTAAAAATGGCTAAAGATGCTGGTATGAAGTATATTGTAATTACTTCTAAGCACCACGAAGGTTTTGCTTTATGGGATTCTAAAGTGTCAGATTATGACGTCATGGATAAATCTCCTTTTAAAAGAGATATCATTAAAGAATTGTCTAAGGCTTGTAAAAAACAAGGAATTAAATTTTGTTTTTACTACTCAATCGTAGACTGGCATCATCCACAAGCTCAAGGAAATTTATATCCTAACTACAACATTTCTCAACACGATGATCCGTCTGTAGTGAACCCTGAATTCCCTGAGTATTACGAAAACTACATGAAACCACAAGTTGGAGAATTGTTAAAGAACTACGGAGATGTTGGTGTAGTTTGGTTTGATGGAGATTGGATTTCTGACTATACTACAGAAATGGGTAAAGATTTATACAAGTACATTAGAGACATTCAACCAAATACTATTGTAAACAACAGAGTTGATAAAGGTAGAACTGGAATGGACGGAATGAACAACAAGCCAGGTCAGTTTGCAGGAGATTTTGGAACACCAGAGCAAGAAATTCCAGATACAGGAATTGATTCTGATTGGGAAGCATGTATGACTATGAATGGTTCTTGGGGGTACAAGCCATCTGATAATAAATGGAAAAGTAGTGAAGACTTAATTCAAAAGTTAGTTGATATTGTATCTAAAGGAGGAAACTTTTTGTTAAACATAGGACCTGATGGTTTTGGTAGATTCCCATCTGAAAGTATCCGTCGTTTAAAAGCAATGGGAGAGTGGACAGCAAAGAATGGAGAAGCTGTTTATGGAGCTAAAGCAAGTCCTTACGAAAAACCAAAATGGGGACGTTACACAACTAAAGATGGTGTGTTATATGCTCACGTTTTTGATTGGCCAAAAGATGGTTTATTAAAGTTAAACAAAGAGGTTAAGGTTAAAAAAGCAACAGTTTTAACAGATCCTAAAACAGAATTAACAACTTTAGCAACGTCAAGAGAAGTATTGGTAAACGTACCAATGTTAGCTCCAGATGCTACTGTTACTGTAATTAAAATTGAATTAGCAAAATAATTGTTAATTAGGTTTTTATCATATTTTAAAACAGGCAATCATCGTTTAAGGTGTTTGCCTGTTTTTGATTAGAGTTATGTATAAATAAAAAAGAATGATATGAAGATATTTTTAAAGGTAGTTTTTGGATTAATTATATTTTTAAATGCACAATTTGGTTTTTCTCAAACGGATACATATGCCAAACCAACATGGGGAACCTATACTGCAGAAGAAGGTTTTGTGTACGCACATATTTTAGAATGGCCAAAAGATGGAAAATTGGTGTTAGATAGGGCTATAAAACCTAGAGAAGCAAGATTGTTGTCAGATCCATCAAAAAAAATGAAGATGAAACTGGTAAATGATGAATTGATTGTTTTTTTACCTAAAAAAGCACCAAGTTCAGAGAAGTCTACCATTAAAATAAAATTGATTCCTAATGATGATTGGGCAAATTTTAAAAGATATAGAAAAGCAAATAAGGAATTAAAAACACCATCTGAAAAAGAAAATAGAGTGGTGTTTATGGGAAATTCTATTACTGACAAATGGGTAATGTTTCATCCTGAATTTTTCTTAGAAAATAACTTTGTAGGAAGAGGAATTAGCGGACAAACAACTTCTCAAATGTTATTGAGGTTTAAGCAAGATGTAATTAATTTACAGCCAAAAGCAGTTGTAATTCATGCCGGAACTAATGATATTGCAGGAAATACTGGACCTATTAGTGTTGAGCAAATAGCAGAAAATATTTTCTCCATGGCAGAGTTGGCAAACGCACACAATATTAAAGTGGTGTTGGCTTCTGTGTTGCCAGCTAGTAGTTATTCTTGGAGCCCTTCTATCAATCCAATAGAAAAAATTAGTCAGTTAAATAGCTTAATTAAAGAATATGCTGAAAAGAATAACCATGTTTATTTAGATTATTATTCGGCTATGGTGAATAGTGATAAAGGTTTAAAAAAGGAATTAGGGAGAGACACAGTACATCCTAACATAGATGGATATTATATGATGGAGCCTATGGTGAAAGAGGCTATTGATAAAGCTATTTATTAAAAGCGGTTTAAATTGGGTTTATGGTAATAATTATATATAAAATGCTATTTATTTATAAGTTATTATCAAAAAACCATAGATGATTTGTGTTTTTTATAATTAGCTTTATGAAATTAATAGATAATTGATAATGATAATAAACAATAAAGTGATTAAAAATAAAATACTGCTATTGATAATAGCAGTATTTTTTGCTGAAATTGTACAGGGACAAGAAAAACTTAATATTTCTGAATATTTAAAATTAAAAGAAAATAAGATTATTTCTCCGTCTGTAAAGCAAATAGAAATGCTAAAAAAGGTATTACCTAAACAGGCCTTCCAACCAGCTCCTAAAATTTCTGACAGAGTTTTTTGGAATAAAATTGCAGCAACAAAATCAGGAAAAGATTATTGGGAATTGGCTAATTCGTATATCTCAACAAAGCCAGAAGTTCCTATTTCTGATAGTATTTACCGTTTAGCAAATAAAGAAGGGAATAGAGGGATTTATAAACCAAGGTATTACCGTACCATGGAAAAGTTAGAGTATTTTATTTTGGCAGAATGCTTAGAAAATAAAGGGCGTTTTTTACCTCAAATTGAAAATTTTTCTAATGCTATTTTAAGTATGAAATCATGGTTACACCCAAACCATGATGATAATAAAAACACTGTGTTAGAAGGAAAGAGAATGCATATAGATTTAGGTGCTCGTAAGTTTGGATCTGTATTAGCATTGGCAAATTGTCTTTTAGAAAATAAACTTTCTAGTACTTTAAAAGAAGATATAAACTCAAATTTACAGAGAAGAATTATAGATTCTTATTTAACAAGTACAAAGGGATTAGACAGAAGCAATAGTTGGATAAAAAGTACCAGTAATTGGAATTCTGTTTGTACAAGCGGAGTTGTGTTAACTACTATTACTAATTCTAAAAATGATGAAGAACGATTGTTAACTATTGGAGCGGCTATTAATAGTATGGAATATTATTTAAGTGGTTTTGGTGATGATGGATATTGTTCCGAAGGATTAGGATATTGGGGATATGGATTTGGACATTATTTATATTTAGCTCAAATTTTATATGATTACACGGATGGAAATATCAATTTATTTGAGTTTAACTATCCAGAGAAATTAAAAAATGTAGGGAATTTTCCAGAAAATTTTGAAATACAAAATTTACGATGTGCACCTTTTGCAGATGGAGTTTCAAGAGTATCTAGCAAAGGAAGTAATTTTGCAAATGTATTGTCAGCCAAATATTTTGGAGCTATTAAACCAACAGAAATTAGAATGGAAGAAGCCGCAGAGCAATTAATTGCTTGGCAACATCCAAAAATGTTTGAAACGAATACAAATAATACATCATCTACATTACCAGATCACACCTACTTTAATGATTTTGGAATGGTGATTTCTAGGGGAAAACAAAAAATCCCTTTTTCTATAGCTGTTAAAGCGGGACATAATGCAGAAAATCACAATCATAGTGATGTTGGTACATATGTATTAGTTCTAGGTAAGGACGTGATGTCTGGTGATATTGGCGCACCATCATATACTGCTGGAGCTTTTTCTGAAAAGAATCCAGCACGTAGTTCATGGGGGCACCCAGTGCCTATGATTGATCATAAATTACAGTCAAACGGAAAAGAGTACAGGGGAATTATTACTAAAACTAATTTTAGTAAAGATGAAGATGATATAGAAATGGATTTAAAGCCAGCTTATGAAATATCAAATTTAGAAAGTCTCATAAGAACTGTAAAAAACAATAAGCTAGATAATGGTGTTATTACTATAAAAGATACTTTTTCTGCTAAAAAAAATATTGATTTTGGAATTGCTATGATGACTTTAAATGAATATAAAATAGTAGATGAAAATACAGTAGTCTTAACTTCTGAAAATCAAAAGATAAAAGCAGAAATTACCAGTAATGGTGGAGTAATAAAAATTTCCGATGAATTGGTTCCTGTTAAAAAGTTAAGAGAAGGTGCTCCTGCTTACCGAATAGGGGTTGATTTTGTAAAGCCTATAAAAAATGGAAGTATTACAGTAAAGTATACACTCATAAAGTAAAGGGACATATTTGATATACTTCTAAAAAATAAACACATAAAAAACAATACAATGAAATTAAAAAAATGGACCATAATTTTATCAATCATAGTATTTGGAACTGTTAATGCAGTTGCTCAAGATATTGTTCCTAGTAAAAAAATATTATACAAAGTAGTAAGTGGAGATAGTTTATACCTTCATGTTTTTGAGCCTAAAATATCTAAAAAACCAACATCAGCAATTGTGTTTTTTTTTGGAGGAGGATGGGTTGGAGGAAATCCAAACCAATTTTATCAACAAAGTGAATATTTAGCTTCTAGAGGAATGTTGGCCATATCTGCAGAGTATAGAATTAAAAAAACTCATGGAACATCACCTTTTGAATGTGTAGAAGATGGAAAATCAGCTATCAGATGGGTAAGGGTACATGCTAAAGAATTAAACATAAATCCAAATAAAATTGTTGCAGGAGGCGGTTCTGCAGGAGGACATATAGCTTTATGTACTGCTTTGGTTGATGGATTAGATAATTCAGATGAAGATGTAAGTATCAGTTCTATTCCTAATGCGGTAGTAGCATATAATCCAGTACTTGATACTACCAAAAAAGGATATGGATCGGAAAAAGTAATAGGTAGAGAAACAGAAATATCACCTTGCCATCAAGTAAAGAAAAACATGCCGCCAATGATAGTGTTTCATGGGACTAAAGATAAAACAGTACCTTATGAAAATGCTGTTAGGTTTAATTCTTTAATGAATAAAGCAGGGAATAAAAGTGAACTAGTTTCTTTTGAAGGGAAAGGACATGGTTTTTTTAATGGTAGTTTTTTTAGAAAAAGTAGCAATGATGTTGATTTTAATGCTACGATGTTTGATACAGATGTTTTTTTGAAAAAATTAGGCTTTCTTAAAGGGAAACCAACCATTAAAAAGTAATTAACCATCCGGACTGGACGATTACTATTAATCAACTTTAGAGAATAATAATGAATTATTTCTTAACACCTGATATCTAGTTGTTAAAATAGATATCAGGTGTTATTATGCAACATTTGAGCCTATCATTTGATAATTATGAGATATGTTTTTGGCTTAATTTTGAAAGGAACTACAATGATGAAAGCTAATTTTTAGATTTTTTAAGTTTAATGTTGTTATTAATAAATATATATAACCATACTAGGTAATGTTAAAAAAGCTTGTAGTAAAAGAGATTTTAATTAAAACTAAATTGTTTGCATTTACATTGGGTATATTCCCTTGTAGTAGCTATGCACATAATGAGCCTATAACACCTCCTAATTTTATTATCATTTTTACAGATGACCAAGGTTATGCAGATTTGGGATGTTTTGGAGGAGCGCATGTAAAAACCCCAAGAATAGATCAAATGGCTGCAGAAGGAGCAAAATTAACGAGCTTTTATGTTGCTGGTCCAATTTGTACGCCATCTCGTGCTGCTTTAATGACAGGTAGTTATCCTAAACGAGTGGGAATGGGAAAAAGAGTTTTGTTAGCGTCAGACGCTATTGGATTAAATCCTAAAGAAATTACCATTGCAGAGGTTTTAAAAAACGCTGACTATAAAACAGGAATGTTTGGAAAATGGCACTTGGGAGATCAACCAGAGTTTTCACCTACAAAACAAGGCTTTGACGAGTTTTTTGGATTGCCTTATAGTCATGATATTCATCCTTCACATCAAAATCAAAAGAAATTTAATTTTCCAGATTTACCCTTACTTGAAGGAGATAATGTGATAGAGATGAATCCTGATAGAGATTATTTAAACAAACGAATCACAGAACGAGCTATAGATTTTATTAAGAAAAATAAAGAAAATCCTTTTTTTCTATATGTGCCACATACCAGTCCTCATAGACCTTTATTAGCATCTCCACAATTTATGAAAGAAGCTCCCAAAGAGGTTCTTGAAGCTATAAAAAGTAAAAAAGGAATTGATAATAAAACTAGAGATAAAATATATCCACAAACTATTGCAGAAATAGACTGGTCTGTAGGCCAAATTTTAGATGCCTTAAAAAAATATGGAGTTGATGAAAATACTTTTGTGATTTTTACTTCGGATAATGGTCCAATGGTAGGAAGTGCCGCCCCTTTAAAAGGTAGAAAAGGGAGTACATATGAGGGAGGAATGCGCATGCCAACAGTAGTAAGGTGGCCAGGTAAAATTCCTGCAGGTACTATAAATAATGAATTGTTAACAGCCATGGATTTACTACCAACTTTTGCAAGTTTAGCAGGAGGGATAATTCCTAATGACAGAGTGATAGATGGAAAAGACATTTCGCTTGTGTTACAAGGTAAAAGTAAAAGTCCGCATAAGGCATTTTACTATTACAGCAAAGAAAGATTAGAAGCGGTTAGAGTAGGGCAATGGAAGTTGAGAATTTTAGGTAAATCATCTCCAGAGTTATATAATTTAGAAAGTGACATAAGTGAGGTTAATAATCTGATAAATCAATATCCAGATGTTGAACTAAAGCTTAGAAAGCTAGCTGTAGAATTTGACAAAAAATTAGAAAAAAATAGACGTCCACATGGCGTTGTTGAAAACCCTAAACCTTTAACAAAATAAAACCTTTTTAGGATTTATTACTGTAATACTCAATATTAAAATATTCTTAAATCAATATGAAAAATAAAACTTTATTAAAAAAAATGAGAAATCTATTCGCTGTAATTATTGCTATTGGACTGCTTAGTTGCTCAAGTGGAAATAAATTAGAACTAGCTTCTCCAAATGGATTATTAACAATAAAATTAAATAATTCAGAAAATAAACTAAAATATAATTTGGTTGAGAATGGAAGCGAAATTATTTCAAACTCTGAAATTTCAATTTTACAAAATGTAGCAGTTAAAGTTTTAGAAACCAAAATAAACCAAGTTAATAATACATGGGAAACAGTTTGGGGACAGTTTAGCGAAATAAAAAATAATTATAATGAGTTAGAAGTGTCTTTAGATTACGAAGGAACTCCTGCAACATTATATATAAGATCTTATAATTCTGGGGTAGCCTTTCGTTTTAAGTTAGATAAGTCAACAAAAGACTTAAAACCATCATACTATATCCAATACGGGTTATCTAGCAATGACCATATTTTTTCTCCTGCTGGAGAAGGACAACCTATTGGACCTTTGCTTATTGGTGACTTAGCTAGTACAGATTTAAAAAAGCACAAGCTTAAAATGCCATTGTTGGTAGAGAATCATCAAAATAAATATCTTTCCCTTTTAGAATCAGATTTAGTAAGTGCTCCTGGTTTTGGTGTGATGAAATTGTATTTTGATAAAGAAAGTAATGTATTGACCTCTAATAATAAATTTACCTCTACAGAAAACAATATACTAACTCCTTGGAGGTTAATTTTGGTAGAAAATCACATAGGAGATTTATTAACCAATACAGTGCCTTTAAACGTTGCTGCTGCTAATAAAATTGAAGATACTTCATGGATCAAACCTGGAAAAACTTTGTGGGATTGGAGAGTTCATGGTTACACGGCAAAAGATGGATTTACTTACGGAATTGACAATGAAAGTTATTACCGATTTATAGATTTTGCAGCAGAAAATGATATAGAATATTTTTTAATAGATGATGCTTGGTATACGCATGTAGAGCCAGGAAAAATGACCTTGTCAGAAAAATTAGATTTAGATAAAGTAATTGCTTATGCGAAAGAGAAAGATGTAGAGTTGCTACTTTATTACGATAGAAGACAAGGAGATTATGGTGATGATGCACTTTTTCCTTATTACAAATCTCTAAATATGAAAGGGATTAAATACGGATTTATGGGGACTAAAGTAGATTTTACTAGAGATGCTATTCGTAAAAGTGCAGAAAGTAATTTGTTGATAGATTTTCACGATGCTCCCGTTCCTTTTACAGGAGTTTCTAGAACGTATCCTAATGCTATTACTAGAGAATTTTGTCATGCACAACAGGACTCTAGACGTGCTTTTACTCCTAAAACATTTATTAGAATGGCATTGATTAATGCGCTTCAAGGTCCTTTAGATATGAACAATGGAATTTTTGATGTTACTGGCGTAAATGCAGGTAAAAGAGAAAAAGGACCAAGAAAATTAAATTCTTTAGAAACCACTTCTGTAGCAGAAGCAGCAAGAACTTTAATTGTTTTTAGTGGTTTGGTTTGTATTCCAGATGCTCCAGAAGCATATACTGAAAAATCTGATTTATTTGAATTTATAAAAGAAATGCCTGTAGGTAAATGGGATGAATCTAAAGTATTACATGCTAAAATGGATACATACATTTCTACGGCTAGAAGAAGTGGTGACCAATGGTTTATTGGTTCTGTACATGTAGAAGGTGGAACATTAGAAATTCCATTAGATTTTCTTGAAGAAGGAAAAACATATACGGTTACTTATTATGAAGATACTAAGGAAACTAATAGCAAAACAAATCCAGAAGCTTATCAAGTGAGAACATCTACTGTTAAAAAAGGAGATGTAATTAAAGCTAATATAGTTGCAGGTAGTGGTCATTGTATGTGGATTAGACCATAATAAAAAGCGGTGAAGAAGAATGAGAAATATGATGAATAAACTGTTTTTTACTGTTGCATTTTTGTTTGGTTATTTGGCAAACGCACAGCAAGAAAAACACCCCAATATTATTCTAATATATGCCGATGATTTAGGAAAAGGAGTCTTAAGTCATTATGGGCAAAAAATTATTAGCACGCCACATATAGACCAGTTAGCACAAGAGGGAATTACTTTTGAAAACGCATATTCAGGTATGGTATGTGCTCCCTCTAGAGCATCGTTAATTTCTGGATTAAGAGATTCGGATCCAACTAATTTTGAAATCACCAAAGCGGGTATTTATAAAAAAATAAGTGATGGAAAATACACCAATCAACAAATTCAACATAAAATAAATACAGCGTTAACACCACCCAATAAAAATGCTGTTTTTTTAGGAGAGGTAGCTCAAAAGCAAGGCTATGTAACAGGACAGTTTGGAAAGTTAGAGTGGGGGTTTGCAACATCTCACGAGCAAATGGTAAGACATGGTTGGGATGAATATTACGGATATTTAGATCATGTAAGAGCTCATGGTTTTTATCCTCCTTTTTTATTTAGAAATGGAGAGGTAGAATATATTGAAGGAAATACACATGCAGATTGTGGAAAAACAAAAGAGAAAGAAACACCTGAAAAATACAAAGAACGTTGGAATATGGATGGTAAAAGAGTGTACTCTCAGCACTTGTTTATGGATAATGTTTTAAACTTTATTAGTAAAAATAAAGACAATCCATTCTTTTTATATTTTCCTACACAATTGCCACATGGTCCTGTTTCGGTACCTGCAGTACATCCAGATTTTGCCAACAACAAGCAATTAACAACCATAGAAAAAGAATATGCTTCTATGGTAAAAATGTTAGATGACAATGTTGGACAAATAATGGCACATTTAAAAAACTTAGGGATTGATGAAAATACTTTGGTGATTTTTACATCTGATAATGGTCACGAAATTTATTATTCAAAAGAGGGAAGAGTATCTAAACCTTATAAAAATGTAAAAACAGGAGAACGTTTTGATGATTTAAAAGCTAAGTTTTATAGTGAGTTAGGAGGAGATGTTTTTGATGGTAACGGAGGTAGAGCCGGTTTAAAAAGAAGCAATTTACAAGGTGGAATCCAAACCCCTTTAATTGCTAGGTGGCCTAAAAAAATAGCCAAAGGACAACAGAGTAATTTATTAGTAGCCAATTATGATTTTGTAGCCACTATTGCAGATGTTACAGGGTACAATGGCAAAGTAAAAACAGATGGATTGTCATTCTATAAAGAGCTAATAGGAAAAGAAAATACAAAAGAACATGATTATGTGGTTTATGCATCTTTTATAGGCCCAACTATTATTACCAATGATGGATGGAAGTTAAGAACGCATTTGCCTAAAAATGCTTTTGAGTTGTTCTACTTACCAGATGATTATCGTGAAGAGAAAGATTTGTCTCAACAATATCCAGAAAAAGTAAAAGTGCTTAAAAAGGAAATGACAAAAGCTTGTGCTGGAGATTTAGAAAATGGAGTTTTTACGTTTGGAAAAAATTCTGTAGACGTAGAAAAATCATCAAAAAAATAAAATAGCTATAAAATTATAATAATGAAGATACACACATCATTTTTAAAATACGGAGGCTTATTTGCAATTGTTTTTTTATTACTCGTTTCTTGTCATCAAGAAACAGAAAAAGATGCTGCTAATTTAAAATTATGGTATCAACAACCAGCAAATGCAAGTAAAGAGTTAGCTTCTGTTATTGTTAACAGAAATAATCCAGAATGGCTAAAAGCTTTGCCTTTGGGGAATGGTGCTTTTGGAGCCATGGTTTATGGAGATGTAAATCAAGAACGCATTCAGTTAAACGAAGAAACCATGTGGTCTGGGAGTGTAGATGATAACGACAATCCTGAAGCGTTAAAAGCACAAGCAGAAATTAGAAAATTACTTTTTGAAGGGAAATATAAAGAAGCTACAGCCTTAACAAGACAAACCCAAGTTTGTAAAGGAGCGGGTACTGGGCACGGAAAAGGGGCTAATGTACCGTTTGGTTGTTTCCAAACCCTAGGAGATTTGTGGATTGATTTTGAAAAAGAAAGTGATTATCAAAACTATCATAGAGAGTTAGATTTAGAAGAAGCGGTTGTTAGAGTTCAAT
Above is a genomic segment from Wenyingzhuangia fucanilytica containing:
- a CDS encoding heparinase II/III family protein; this translates as MIIAVFFAEIVQGQEKLNISEYLKLKENKIISPSVKQIEMLKKVLPKQAFQPAPKISDRVFWNKIAATKSGKDYWELANSYISTKPEVPISDSIYRLANKEGNRGIYKPRYYRTMEKLEYFILAECLENKGRFLPQIENFSNAILSMKSWLHPNHDDNKNTVLEGKRMHIDLGARKFGSVLALANCLLENKLSSTLKEDINSNLQRRIIDSYLTSTKGLDRSNSWIKSTSNWNSVCTSGVVLTTITNSKNDEERLLTIGAAINSMEYYLSGFGDDGYCSEGLGYWGYGFGHYLYLAQILYDYTDGNINLFEFNYPEKLKNVGNFPENFEIQNLRCAPFADGVSRVSSKGSNFANVLSAKYFGAIKPTEIRMEEAAEQLIAWQHPKMFETNTNNTSSTLPDHTYFNDFGMVISRGKQKIPFSIAVKAGHNAENHNHSDVGTYVLVLGKDVMSGDIGAPSYTAGAFSEKNPARSSWGHPVPMIDHKLQSNGKEYRGIITKTNFSKDEDDIEMDLKPAYEISNLESLIRTVKNNKLDNGVITIKDTFSAKKNIDFGIAMMTLNEYKIVDENTVVLTSENQKIKAEITSNGGVIKISDELVPVKKLREGAPAYRIGVDFVKPIKNGSITVKYTLIK
- a CDS encoding alpha-L-fucosidase, with amino-acid sequence MSIFKKTTIVAIAMMLCVSNVFSQKKGKKLSDDERMEWWRDSKFGMFIHWGAYSIIGGERGTNIAGGGAEWAMDKLDYTIEDYEKFPEMFNPVLFDADAWVKMAKDAGMKYIVITSKHHEGFALWDSKVSDYDVMDKSPFKRDIIKELSKACKKQGIKFCFYYSIVDWHHPQAQGNLYPNYNISQHDDPSVVNPEFPEYYENYMKPQVGELLKNYGDVGVVWFDGDWISDYTTEMGKDLYKYIRDIQPNTIVNNRVDKGRTGMDGMNNKPGQFAGDFGTPEQEIPDTGIDSDWEACMTMNGSWGYKPSDNKWKSSEDLIQKLVDIVSKGGNFLLNIGPDGFGRFPSESIRRLKAMGEWTAKNGEAVYGAKASPYEKPKWGRYTTKDGVLYAHVFDWPKDGLLKLNKEVKVKKATVLTDPKTELTTLATSREVLVNVPMLAPDATVTVIKIELAK
- a CDS encoding alpha/beta hydrolase, encoding MKLKKWTIILSIIVFGTVNAVAQDIVPSKKILYKVVSGDSLYLHVFEPKISKKPTSAIVFFFGGGWVGGNPNQFYQQSEYLASRGMLAISAEYRIKKTHGTSPFECVEDGKSAIRWVRVHAKELNINPNKIVAGGGSAGGHIALCTALVDGLDNSDEDVSISSIPNAVVAYNPVLDTTKKGYGSEKVIGRETEISPCHQVKKNMPPMIVFHGTKDKTVPYENAVRFNSLMNKAGNKSELVSFEGKGHGFFNGSFFRKSSNDVDFNATMFDTDVFLKKLGFLKGKPTIKK
- a CDS encoding glycoside hydrolase family 97 protein gives rise to the protein MRNLFAVIIAIGLLSCSSGNKLELASPNGLLTIKLNNSENKLKYNLVENGSEIISNSEISILQNVAVKVLETKINQVNNTWETVWGQFSEIKNNYNELEVSLDYEGTPATLYIRSYNSGVAFRFKLDKSTKDLKPSYYIQYGLSSNDHIFSPAGEGQPIGPLLIGDLASTDLKKHKLKMPLLVENHQNKYLSLLESDLVSAPGFGVMKLYFDKESNVLTSNNKFTSTENNILTPWRLILVENHIGDLLTNTVPLNVAAANKIEDTSWIKPGKTLWDWRVHGYTAKDGFTYGIDNESYYRFIDFAAENDIEYFLIDDAWYTHVEPGKMTLSEKLDLDKVIAYAKEKDVELLLYYDRRQGDYGDDALFPYYKSLNMKGIKYGFMGTKVDFTRDAIRKSAESNLLIDFHDAPVPFTGVSRTYPNAITREFCHAQQDSRRAFTPKTFIRMALINALQGPLDMNNGIFDVTGVNAGKREKGPRKLNSLETTSVAEAARTLIVFSGLVCIPDAPEAYTEKSDLFEFIKEMPVGKWDESKVLHAKMDTYISTARRSGDQWFIGSVHVEGGTLEIPLDFLEEGKTYTVTYYEDTKETNSKTNPEAYQVRTSTVKKGDVIKANIVAGSGHCMWIRP
- a CDS encoding sulfatase, with amino-acid sequence MLKKLVVKEILIKTKLFAFTLGIFPCSSYAHNEPITPPNFIIIFTDDQGYADLGCFGGAHVKTPRIDQMAAEGAKLTSFYVAGPICTPSRAALMTGSYPKRVGMGKRVLLASDAIGLNPKEITIAEVLKNADYKTGMFGKWHLGDQPEFSPTKQGFDEFFGLPYSHDIHPSHQNQKKFNFPDLPLLEGDNVIEMNPDRDYLNKRITERAIDFIKKNKENPFFLYVPHTSPHRPLLASPQFMKEAPKEVLEAIKSKKGIDNKTRDKIYPQTIAEIDWSVGQILDALKKYGVDENTFVIFTSDNGPMVGSAAPLKGRKGSTYEGGMRMPTVVRWPGKIPAGTINNELLTAMDLLPTFASLAGGIIPNDRVIDGKDISLVLQGKSKSPHKAFYYYSKERLEAVRVGQWKLRILGKSSPELYNLESDISEVNNLINQYPDVELKLRKLAVEFDKKLEKNRRPHGVVENPKPLTK
- a CDS encoding sulfatase-like hydrolase/transferase yields the protein MMNKLFFTVAFLFGYLANAQQEKHPNIILIYADDLGKGVLSHYGQKIISTPHIDQLAQEGITFENAYSGMVCAPSRASLISGLRDSDPTNFEITKAGIYKKISDGKYTNQQIQHKINTALTPPNKNAVFLGEVAQKQGYVTGQFGKLEWGFATSHEQMVRHGWDEYYGYLDHVRAHGFYPPFLFRNGEVEYIEGNTHADCGKTKEKETPEKYKERWNMDGKRVYSQHLFMDNVLNFISKNKDNPFFLYFPTQLPHGPVSVPAVHPDFANNKQLTTIEKEYASMVKMLDDNVGQIMAHLKNLGIDENTLVIFTSDNGHEIYYSKEGRVSKPYKNVKTGERFDDLKAKFYSELGGDVFDGNGGRAGLKRSNLQGGIQTPLIARWPKKIAKGQQSNLLVANYDFVATIADVTGYNGKVKTDGLSFYKELIGKENTKEHDYVVYASFIGPTIITNDGWKLRTHLPKNAFELFYLPDDYREEKDLSQQYPEKVKVLKKEMTKACAGDLENGVFTFGKNSVDVEKSSKK
- a CDS encoding GDSL-type esterase/lipase family protein — its product is MKIFLKVVFGLIIFLNAQFGFSQTDTYAKPTWGTYTAEEGFVYAHILEWPKDGKLVLDRAIKPREARLLSDPSKKMKMKLVNDELIVFLPKKAPSSEKSTIKIKLIPNDDWANFKRYRKANKELKTPSEKENRVVFMGNSITDKWVMFHPEFFLENNFVGRGISGQTTSQMLLRFKQDVINLQPKAVVIHAGTNDIAGNTGPISVEQIAENIFSMAELANAHNIKVVLASVLPASSYSWSPSINPIEKISQLNSLIKEYAEKNNHVYLDYYSAMVNSDKGLKKELGRDTVHPNIDGYYMMEPMVKEAIDKAIY